The DNA segment TCGCGGAGCCTTCTCCAGCGAAACGATAGGTCCTCGACCACTGCTGAGAGGAGCTTCGTAGCCCTCTCGGTGGTCGTGCTCACCACAGCCGCCGTCGCGATCGGTCGCTCCGTCGCTGGGACCGTGCTGTTGCTCAGTGGGCCGCCGCGTCCGGGTCGCGCCAGTTCTCGACGGTCTGCAGGATCCAGAAGGCGGTGAAGAGGGCGAGGGCGACGGCCTCGACGATCAGCAGCCACTGCTCGCCGAAGACGGCGGAGGCCCGGCCGGTGAGCAGCAGGACGATCGCGGCGGCGTCGACCGCGGCCAGGAGGGCGGCGAGTGCGGAGTAGGCGAGCGAGTAGGCGCGGAGCGAGCCCGGTCCGCGGACGCCCTGCGAGCGCACCGCGTGGGCGTGGATGCCGGCGACGGCCGCGATCAGCAGGAAGAACAGCGCGGCGGCCGCGTAGTGGCCGAGGTCGGCGAAGACCGGGGTGGTCGAGAACACGGCGAGGGCGGTGAGCAGCACGGCGGCACCGCCGGCGCGCAGCCAGGCGCCGCGGTCGAGCGCGCGGTCGACGGCGAGGAAGGCGAGCGAGGCGACCAGGGCCGCCGCGGCGACGACGAGGTAGGCGAGAATCCCGACGGCGATCGCGTCCGCGGTGCCGGGGGCGACGCAGCGCGCGACGCCCGCGGGGCAGCCGGTGCCCGTCAGCAGCTCCAGCTCGTCGGAGGGGACCGGCGCGGGCACCAGGGCGATGACGGGAGCGGTGAAGCCGGCGATCACGAGCAGCGTGCGGCGGAGGCTGCGCCCGGCGAGGACCACGAGGCCGACCGCGACGGCGAACAGCGAGCCGACGAAGATAGAGCGCACGGGCGTGTAGTAGGCGGCGCTGATGGAGCGCAGGGGGCCGAGCGTCGCGAGGTGCCACGTCACTCCGATGCCGAGGAACAGCACGGCAGCGACGAGCGACACCCGGACGTAGCGGTAGGTCCGCAGCGACGAGACGGTGCCGTCGGCCCGCAGCGCGTCGGGGGAGTGCACGGGGCTACTCCGCGCGCAGGCCCGAGGAGGCGAGGGCGAAGTCGACGTCGATGCGGATCGCGACGCGGAGAGGGTTCTCGCGGGGCGTCCGGTAGCGCTGCGAGTAGAGCTCGACGGCGTGCGCGACGGCTTCGGGGTCCTCCTCGATCGAGGCGGGGCCGCCGAGGCTGAGCCAGCGGATGCCGTCGACCTGGCTGACGGTCGCGGTGCCGCCGCGGCGGACGTTCAGCACCTTCTGGCTCTCGCGCGAGGTGATGACGCGGACGATGCCGTCCTCGTAGGTGAAGCCGACGGCGACGACGTGCAGGCGTCCCTGCTGCCACGGGGTCGACAGGGTGGCCAGGTGCCGCTGGGTCACGAACTCGAGGCCGTCCGCGCTGAGGATGCTCATCCCGCGAGCGTAGCCGGACGGGCTGACCCTCCCCGCGAGATGCCACTTGTGCACGCGACACGCCGCGAAAGGCGTGCACAAGTGGCATCTCGCGAGGGGGCGTCAGGCGCGGAGGAGGAGGGCCTCGCCCTGGCCGCCGCCGCCGCAGAGGGCCGCGGCGCCGAGGCCGCCGCCGCGGCGGCGGAGGGCGAGGGCCAGGTGCAGGGCGAGGCGGGCGCCGGAGGCGCCGACCGGGTGGCCGAGGGCGATGGCGCCGCCGTCGAGGTTGACCGACTCGGGCGGCACGCCGAGGTCGTCGGCGGACTGCAGGACGACCGAGGCGAAGGCCTCGTTGATCTCGATGAGGTCCAGGTCGGCCACGGTGCCGCCGCGACGGGCGAGGGCGCGGAGGATCGCGGCGGAGGGTTGCGAGTGCAGCGAGTTGTCGGGGCCGGCGACCTGGCCGTGCTCGGCGATCTCGGCGAGCCAGGGCAGACCGCGCGAGAGGGCCCAGCCCTTGCTCGCGACGACGAGGGCGGCCGCTCCGTCGGTGATCGGGGAGGAGCTGCCCGCGGTGATGGTGCCCTCGGTGCTGAAGGCGGGGCGCAGACCGGCGAGGATCTCGACCGTGGTCTCCGGGCGGATGCCGTCGTCCTCGGACACCAGAAGATCGGGGCCGCGGCGTTGCGGGACCTGAACCGGCGCGATCTCCTCGGCGAGGACTCCGGAGTCGCGGGCCGCCGCCGCGCGCTGGTGCGAGAGGGCGGCGTAGGCGTCCTGGCGCTCGCGGCGGATCCCGCGCTCGGCGTTGCCGTCGTCGGTGACGCGGCCCATCATCCGGTCGTCGAAGGGGTCGAGGAGGCCGTCGTGCAGGAGCGCGTCCTCGAGGGGCCGCGCGCCGACGCCGAGGCCGGAGCGGGCGCCGAGCAGGAGGTGCGGGGTGTTCGTCATCGACTCCTGACCGCCGGCGACGACGACGGAGGCCTCGCCGGTGCGGATGAGGCGGGCGGCGTCGATCACGGCGGTCAGGCCGGAGAGGCAGAGCTTGTTGATCGTGGTGGCGGGGACGTCCCAGCCGAGGCCGGCGCGGATCGCGGTCTGCCGGGCGGGGCCCTGGCCGGCGCCGGCCTGGATGACCTGGCCGAGGATCACGGCGTCGATGTCGGACGGCTGCGCGCCGGAGCGGGCGAGGGCCGCGCGGACGGCGGCGGCGCCGAGCTCGACCGCCGAGAGCGGGGCGAAGGCGCCCTGGAAGCGGGCGAAGGGGGTGCGGGCGCCGCCGAGGATGACGGGGGTGGTGTCGTCGGTGGTCATGGCGGGACTCCTTCGTCGGCGGGTGGATCTCGATACGCCCGCTGCGCGGGCTACTCGATCAGCATGGGGTGCGCGGGTATCTCGATCAGCATGGGGTGCGCGGGTATCTCGATCAGCATGGGGTGCGCGGGTATCTCGATCGGCATGAGGTGCGCGGGTATCTCGATCAGCACGAGGTGCGGGGGCTGCTCGGTCAGCATGAGGTGCGCGGGTCGCTCGGTCAGCATGAGGTGCGCGGGTCGCTCGTGGCGGGTCAGGGGACGAGGAGGATCTTGCCGCGGGTGTGGCCGTCCTCGCTGAGGCGGTGGGCGTCGGCGACGTCGTCGAGGGCGAAGCGCGGGCCCAGCTCGAGGGAGAAGCGGCCGTCGGCGGCGAGCTGCGCGGCGCGGGGGATGCCCTGGCGGCGCAGGGCCTTCTCCTCGTCGGTCAGCGGGACGGGGCTGCCGCCCATCCAGGCGCGGATGCCCAGCTCGGCGGCGCGCGCGCCGACGACGACGGTGCCGACGTGCTGCGGGTCGCTCACCAGGGCGAGGGAGGCGGCGAGCGCCTCGTCGGTGCCCGCCGCGTCGAGCACGCGGTCCACTCCGCCGGGAGCCGCCGCGCGCAGGCGCTCCTCGAGGCCAGGACCGTAGGCGATGGGCTCCGCGCCGAGCTCGCGCAGCCGCTCGTGGTTGGCCGGGCTCGCCGTCGCGATTACGCGCGCACCCCGCTCCACCGCGAACTGCACCACGGCCTGGCCGACGGCGCCGGCACCCGCGTGCACGAGGAAGACGGAGCCCTCGGCGACGCCGAGCGAGACGACCGCCTGGTAGGCGGTGCTGATCGGGACGCCGAGCGCGGCGGCCTCCTCGAAGCCGAGGCCCGCGGGCTTGCGGTCGAGGCTCTCGGGGGCGACGACGACGGACTCGCCGTACGTGCCGCTCGCGCTGCTCACGATCACCTCGTCGCCGACGCTCCAGCCGGAGACGCCCGCGCCGACGGCGGTGATCACGCCGGCGCCGTCCGAGCCGAGGCGGCGGGGGAAGGGCGGCCCGGGGCGGATGCCGGAGCGCATCTTCCACTCGATCGGGTTCACGCCGGCCGCGCGGATCGCGACGACGACGCCTCCCTCGGGGGCCTCGGGCTCGGGCGCCTCGACGACCTCGAGCACCTCGGGGCCGCCGTTCTCGGTGTACTGCACGAATCGCGTCATGTCGTTCTCCTTCATCGGGCTGTGACCAGTCGAGCTGTGACCCGTCGAGCTGTGACCGGGAAGAGGGCGGAGCCGGCCGGCTCAGCCCAGCAGCGTCTCGCGCACCTCGCGGCGCAGCACCTTGCCG comes from the Rathayibacter festucae DSM 15932 genome and includes:
- a CDS encoding pyridoxamine 5'-phosphate oxidase family protein encodes the protein MSILSADGLEFVTQRHLATLSTPWQQGRLHVVAVGFTYEDGIVRVITSRESQKVLNVRRGGTATVSQVDGIRWLSLGGPASIEEDPEAVAHAVELYSQRYRTPRENPLRVAIRIDVDFALASSGLRAE
- a CDS encoding acetyl-CoA C-acyltransferase, with translation MTTDDTTPVILGGARTPFARFQGAFAPLSAVELGAAAVRAALARSGAQPSDIDAVILGQVIQAGAGQGPARQTAIRAGLGWDVPATTINKLCLSGLTAVIDAARLIRTGEASVVVAGGQESMTNTPHLLLGARSGLGVGARPLEDALLHDGLLDPFDDRMMGRVTDDGNAERGIRRERQDAYAALSHQRAAAARDSGVLAEEIAPVQVPQRRGPDLLVSEDDGIRPETTVEILAGLRPAFSTEGTITAGSSSPITDGAAALVVASKGWALSRGLPWLAEIAEHGQVAGPDNSLHSQPSAAILRALARRGGTVADLDLIEINEAFASVVLQSADDLGVPPESVNLDGGAIALGHPVGASGARLALHLALALRRRGGGLGAAALCGGGGQGEALLLRA
- a CDS encoding quinone oxidoreductase family protein, whose translation is MTRFVQYTENGGPEVLEVVEAPEPEAPEGGVVVAIRAAGVNPIEWKMRSGIRPGPPFPRRLGSDGAGVITAVGAGVSGWSVGDEVIVSSASGTYGESVVVAPESLDRKPAGLGFEEAAALGVPISTAYQAVVSLGVAEGSVFLVHAGAGAVGQAVVQFAVERGARVIATASPANHERLRELGAEPIAYGPGLEERLRAAAPGGVDRVLDAAGTDEALAASLALVSDPQHVGTVVVGARAAELGIRAWMGGSPVPLTDEEKALRRQGIPRAAQLAADGRFSLELGPRFALDDVADAHRLSEDGHTRGKILLVP